A DNA window from Shewanella baltica contains the following coding sequences:
- a CDS encoding cupin domain-containing protein, which yields MTVSINAIIRFATAQTPVETYQLPTEKLLAGNPTQGLENHYSSPCDQFHSGIWQSESGAWKINYTEYEYCEILEGISVITDLQGQSQTFTVGDRFIIPAGFQGTWEVVEPCRKVYVIFEQK from the coding sequence ATGACTGTGAGTATCAACGCCATTATTCGTTTTGCTACGGCGCAAACACCCGTCGAAACCTATCAGTTACCGACGGAAAAGTTGTTAGCAGGCAATCCAACTCAAGGGCTAGAGAATCATTATTCTAGTCCTTGTGATCAATTTCACAGTGGAATTTGGCAAAGTGAATCAGGCGCTTGGAAAATAAACTACACTGAATACGAGTACTGCGAAATCCTTGAAGGGATAAGTGTTATCACAGATCTTCAAGGTCAATCGCAGACGTTCACTGTGGGTGACAGGTTTATTATACCCGCGGGTTTTCAAGGCACTTGGGAAGTAGTGGAACCCTGCCGCAAGGTTTACGTCATTTTCGAACAAAAGTGA